In one window of Brassica rapa cultivar Chiifu-401-42 chromosome A07, CAAS_Brap_v3.01, whole genome shotgun sequence DNA:
- the LOC103829196 gene encoding protein UXT homolog isoform X1, whose translation MDEGRQKDLQLLEEIIDKGLKQKLLQTIASRDKIFEEQKELSDLRKNIETLEKNGVNSLKTMVNLGSEVYMQAEVPDTRHIFMDVGLGFYVEFTRQEALDYIPKREELVKKYDNALLFLCSTWCFSEFMFAVSSRLGLFYTQPCRIGVIIPVRQLEEVTKVIAQIKGRIKLAHHQIQQILNLPDENPSSHRQRAFQY comes from the exons ATGGACGAGGGACGTCAAAAGGACTTGCAGTTGTTGGAGGAAATCATCGATAAAGGTCTTAAACAGAAGCTTCTACAAACGATTGCTTCACG GGACAAGATTTTTGAAGAGCAGAAAGAACT CTCTGACTTGCGGAAAAACATAGAAACTCTGGAGAAAAATGGTGTAAATAGTCTCAAAACTATGGTCAACCTCGGTTCAGAAGTTTACATGCAAGCTGAAGT GCCAGATACAAGACACATATTCATGGATGTAGGGCTTGGTTTCTATGTGGAGTTCACCCGGCAAGAAGCTCTTGACTATATTCCAAAAAGGGAGGAACTAGTTAAAAAGTATGACAACGCCTTGCTTTTTCTTTGCTCCACATGGTGTTTTTCTGAATTTATGTTTGCCGTCTCTTCAAGACTTGGGCTGTTCTATACACAACCTTGTCGCATTGGTGTTATCATACCTGTGAG ACAATTAGAAGAGGTAACTAAAGTCATTGCACAGATCAAAGGGCGTATCAAGCTG GCTCATCACCAGATTCAGCAAATACTCAATCTTCCCGACGAGAATCCATCGTCACACCGGCAACGTGCGTTTCAGTACTAA
- the LOC103829196 gene encoding protein UXT homolog isoform X2 — protein sequence MDEGRQKDLQLLEEIIDKGLKQKLLQTIASRDKIFEEQKELSDLRKNIETLEKNGVNSLKTMVNLGSEVYMQAEVPDTRHIFMDVGLGFYVEFTRQEALDYIPKREELVKKQLEEVTKVIAQIKGRIKLAHHQIQQILNLPDENPSSHRQRAFQY from the exons ATGGACGAGGGACGTCAAAAGGACTTGCAGTTGTTGGAGGAAATCATCGATAAAGGTCTTAAACAGAAGCTTCTACAAACGATTGCTTCACG GGACAAGATTTTTGAAGAGCAGAAAGAACT CTCTGACTTGCGGAAAAACATAGAAACTCTGGAGAAAAATGGTGTAAATAGTCTCAAAACTATGGTCAACCTCGGTTCAGAAGTTTACATGCAAGCTGAAGT GCCAGATACAAGACACATATTCATGGATGTAGGGCTTGGTTTCTATGTGGAGTTCACCCGGCAAGAAGCTCTTGACTATATTCCAAAAAGGGAGGAACTAGTTAAAAA ACAATTAGAAGAGGTAACTAAAGTCATTGCACAGATCAAAGGGCGTATCAAGCTG GCTCATCACCAGATTCAGCAAATACTCAATCTTCCCGACGAGAATCCATCGTCACACCGGCAACGTGCGTTTCAGTACTAA
- the LOC103829195 gene encoding eukaryotic translation initiation factor 5A-2 — MSDEEHHFEPSDAGASKTYPQQAGNIRKGGHIVIKGRPCKVVEVSTSKTGKHGHAKCHFVAIDIFTAKKLEDIVPSSHNCDVPHVNRIDYQLIDISEDGFVSLLTDSGGTKDDLKLPTDDSLSALMKSGFEEGKDVVVSVMSSMGEEQICAVKEVGGGK, encoded by the exons ATGTCTGACGAAGAGCACCACTTCGAGCCCAGCGACGCCGGAGCTTCCAAAACCTACCCTCAGCAGGCTGGTAACATCCGTAAGGGTGGCCACATCGTCATCAAGGGCCGTCCCTGCAAG GTTGTTGAGGTTTCGACTTCGAAGACTGGGAAGCACGGTCACGCAAAGTGTCACTTTGTTGCTATTGACATCTTCACTGCTAAGAAGCTTGAGGATATTGTTCCCTCTTCCCACAATTGTGAT GTTCCCCATGTGAACCGTATTGATTACCAGTTGATTGATATCTCTGAGGATGGCTTT GTTAGCCTTTTGACCGACAGTGGTGGCACTAAGGATGACCTCAAGCTTCCCACCGATGATAGTCTCAGCGCTCTT ATGAAGAGTGGATTCGAGGAGGGAAAGGATGTTGTGGTGTCTGTCATGTCTTCAATGGGAGAGGAGCAGATCTGTGCCGTCAAGGAAGTTGGTGGTGGCAAGTAA